A part of Aegilops tauschii subsp. strangulata cultivar AL8/78 chromosome 2, Aet v6.0, whole genome shotgun sequence genomic DNA contains:
- the LOC109764576 gene encoding basic blue protein-like: MARGTMVPTLLVLLLAIFCATTIAHSKEWNVGRQDGWFFSISNWGDDKPIKVGDVLDENSKSMFKYKAILHNVVQVSEEDYNACTASRPSPTYRSGNDHIKVTSSGRFFFICYVKTPLHCENGMKIAITVQ; the protein is encoded by the exons ATGGCACGAGGAACCATGGTACCCACCCTTCTCGTGCTGCTTCTGGCTATTTTCTGTGCGACCACCATCGCCCACAGCAAGGAATGGAACGTCGGTCGCCAGGACGGATGGTTCTTCAGCATCTCCAATTGGGGGGACGACAAGCCAATCAAGGTCGGCGATGTGCTTGATGAGAACTCTAAATCAA TGTTCAAGTACAAGGCAATTTTGCACAACGTGGTGCAGGTCTCAGAAGAAGACTACAACGCATGCACGGCCTCTCGCCCATCGCCGACCTACCGCTCCGGCAATGACCACATTAAGGTCACCAGCAGTGGCAGATTCTTCTTCATATGTTATGTGAAAACTCCTTTACACTGTGAGAATGGCATGAAGATAGCCATCACTGTCCAATAG